Proteins co-encoded in one Hyla sarda isolate aHylSar1 chromosome 4, aHylSar1.hap1, whole genome shotgun sequence genomic window:
- the LOC130367075 gene encoding uncharacterized protein LOC130367075: MPNKRAKKQTPLKLTEFYSLRNKPSTPASSDIELLESPLTSFVIPDSQLDNTPPSKFSSYSECLKTTSEHSPAPLQIKSLPSPIMASGNTLAKDNKDNSVLPLGNENTIRSLFQEFRESLQKDFMSSLSSLTKEVSQLGDRTAHLEDKMEKFTEAHNALVDIQNDTTDDMHALQLKISDLEDRSRRNNIRFRGISEEVSNSELREFLMDYFSILTPSVDARDMIIDRVHRLPKPPQLPRDIPRDVLDRIHFYHYKEEVMNAAKKN, translated from the coding sequence ATGCCTAATAAAAGGGCAAAGAAACAAACCCCTCTCAAGCTGACGGAATTCTATTCACTTCGGAATAAACCATCCACTCCAGCTTCATCTGATATTGAACTACTTGAGTCACCTTTGACATCATTTGTTATACCAGACTCCCAGCTCGATAATACACCTCCATCTAAGTTTTCCTCCTACTCGGAGTGCTTGAAGACTACTTCTGAACATTCACCTGCACCGCTGCAAATCAAATCCCTGCCTTCTCCCATAATGGCATCTGGCAACACATTAGCGAAGGACAATAAGGATAATTCGGTTCTGCCCCTTGGGAATGAAAATACCATCCGTTCCCTGTTCCAGGAATTCAGGGAATCCTTGCAAAAAGACTTTATGTCCTCATTGAGCTCATTAACCAAAGAAGTGTCCCAACTGGGTGACCGCACAGCCCATCTTGAAGACAAAATGGAGAAATTTACAGAAGCGCACAATGCTTTAGTCGATATACAGAATGATACTACTGATGATATGCATGCCTTACAACTCAAAATCTCAGACCTGGAGGACAGGTCAAGACGGAATAACATCCGCTTTAGAGGAATATCAGAGGAAGTGTCTAATTCGGAACTAAGAGAGTTCCTCATGGACTATTTTAGCATCCTGACTCCGAGTGTTGATGCACGAGACATGATTATAGACAGGGTGCATAGACTCCCAAAACCACCGCAGCTGCCTCGAGACATACCAAGGGATGTCCTAGATAGGATCCATTTCTACCATTACAAGGAGGAAGTCATGAATGCtgccaaaaaaaactaa